One Plasmodium berghei ANKA genome assembly, chromosome: 13 genomic region harbors:
- a CDS encoding ribosome biogenesis protein TSR1, putative, whose protein sequence is MKHRSHLKQVNKQFKKNKTQKKNKNVNKKAHRKKKKTVEKYSHMLHRAYQAHNTKSSNLKNELEEKSKYVPIYNSLNICLLPFHEDVDVLSFKREFIKYICEQNEDDSINYDNIQLYDIYTIHSDKTKRKRSLVVYDVPRNIYGIIDGTKCADLILCIFKDGSLENSAFDNLGYELLSILKIQGVPSIIGIGYNTSENKKYSKNFVSRYFNSEFTMDDKIFFINSSNNSGTVENNYDITRNSDNNCSNHNNTNFHKLYYEIMNMKVKNVSFREGRGYMMIDSYVYNPYNDSIYLKGFVKGTGFNVHNPIHITNIGDYYLDGIYAIDAMKRKRNVTNNNINNCNYDMNREASKFFLNKNIQINEENEKCFIANFLNNEKITTNINYNFYRIQNCINRNTLDDENNLIPVRPYMGDDNHFNDKNMMMVLKKQNMSELSQFNLNHEDDNNNNNNTTVYKFNLNREMGLNTNEPSNEYNNHIYTMNTNLANGNNMERMNGMNEFGQFSNNENTQNMANNNKWMYVSNEKYEASDNAICSYDRSQPINDIQNGVVNNCLDNKDGLNDAYFLENNSEDSENEKFSDNNSNESSNSDSDDNNNIEIDDENSEDIYLSKKICARERFKKYRSLQSLRTSFIDVYEDLPLTYSRVYDYECHENLMKYSKKKYIENCKIIQEKYSLADTYCIFVIKNDGNLINLMNSYEKLKLPFILSSILPFERKVTVVNMEIEKSSTYLEKVQSKDIFKIICGFRHFIGAPIFSEQIIKSIQSKGKYEKFVKHGKKYIASIFGFTTVTSSPVFIIKTKNIINYGVEQYNNISTLQNMGNPDYLFNTNNVNSIFGNGNTNNIIPVNPLNDFDTHIELVAHGKVVNCDCKRIIMKRISICGNIFKIHKKKAVIRNMFYNPKDINYFKPVELHTKFGLTGKILESLGTHGKMKCLFSSILKQHDKVFMFLYKRVYPVWFPIAWGGDPQLGPNDKPLANKNEHKMVL, encoded by the coding sequence ATGAAACATCGATCACACTTAAAACAGGTAAACAAACAgtttaagaaaaataaaacgcagaaaaaaaataaaaatgttaataaaaaggcgcataggaaaaaaaaaaaaacagtggaaaaatatagtcATATGCTACATAGAGCATATCAAGCACATAATACAAAATCAagcaatttaaaaaatgaattagaagaaaaatcaaaatacgTTCCCATTTACAACtcattaaatatatgtttattgCCATTTCATGAAGACGTCGATGTATTATCTTTCAAAAGggaatttataaaatatatatgtgagcaaaatgaagatgattctataaattatgataatatacaactttatgatatatatacaatacaTTCTGACAAAACAAAACGAAAAAGATCCTTAGTAGTTTATGATGTACCGcgaaatatatatggtaTTATAGATGGCACAAAATGCGCTGATCtaattttatgtatatttaaagaTGGATCCCTTGAAAATTCGGCATTTGATAATCTTGGATATGAGCtattatcaatattaaaaattcaagGTGTCCCATCAATTATTGGTATAGGATATAATACAAGTgagaacaaaaaatattctaaaaattttgtttcCAGATATTTTAACTCGGAATTTACAATggatgataaaatattttttataaatagcAGTAACAATAGTGGCACTGTTGAGAATAATTATGACATTACTAGGAATAGTGATAATAATTGTAGCAATCATAATAACACAAATTTCCACAAACTTTACTAcgaaataatgaatatgaaAGTGAAAAATGTATCATTTAGAGAAGGAAGAGGATATATGATGATAGATTCATATGTTTATAACCCTTATAATGATTCAATTTATCTAAAAGGGTTTGTTAAAGGTACAGGTTTTAATGTTCACAACCCTATACATATAACGAACATTGGTGATTATTATTTGGATGGTATATATGCTATAGATGCAATGAAAAGGAAACGAAACGTCACcaacaataatataaataattgtaaTTACGATATGAATCGCGAAGCATCGaaatttttcttaaataaaaatattcaaataaatgaagaaaatgaaaaatgcTTTATTGCCAATTTTTTGaacaatgaaaaaattactacaaatattaattacAACTTTTATCGTATTCAAAATTGCATAAATAGAAATACTTTagatgatgaaaataatttaataccGGTTCGCCCATATATGGGAGACGATAATCattttaatgataaaaatatgatgatggtattaaaaaaacaaaacatGTCTGAATTATCCCAATTTAATCTAAATCATGAAGACGACAATAATAACAACAATAATACAACTGTATATAAATTCAATTTAAATAGGGAAATGGGACTAAACACCAATGAACCGTCTAATGAGTATAACAATCATATATACACAATGAATACAAATTTGGCCAATGGTAATAATATGGAAAGAATGAATGGGATGAACGAATTCGGTCAATTTtctaataatgaaaatacacaaaatatggctaataataataagtGGATGTATGTATCCAATGAAAAGTATGAAGCAAGTGATAATGCCATATGTTCATATGATAGATCTCAGCCAATAAATGATATTCAAAACGGCGTGGTTAATAATTGTTTGGACAATAAAGATGGTTTAAATGATGCgtattttttagaaaacAATTCTGAAGATagtgaaaatgaaaaatttagTGATAACAATAGCAACGAAAGTAGTAATAGCGATagtgatgataataataatatcgAAATAGACGACGAAAATAGCGAGGATATTTACCtgagtaaaaaaatatgcgcAAGGGaaagatttaaaaaatatagaagtTTGCAAAGTTTGAGAACATCATTTATTGATGTTTATGAAGATCTTCCATTAACATATTCCAGAGTTTATGATTATGAATGCcatgaaaatttaatgaaatattctaaaaaaaaatatatagaaaattgTAAGATTATACAAGAGAAATATTCTCTAGCAGATACTTATTGCATATtcgttataaaaaatgatggtaatttaattaatttaatgaATAGTTATGAGAAATTAAAGTTaccttttattttatcgaGCATATTACCTTTTGAAAGAAAAGTGACAGTAGTAAATATGGAAATTGAAAAATCTTCTACCTATTTAGAAAAAGTTCAATCCAAagatattttcaaaattatatgtgGATTTCGACATTTTATAGGAGCTCCTATTTTCAGTgaacaaattattaaaagtaTACAATCTAAGGGAAAGTATGAAAAATTTGTAAAacatggaaaaaaatatattgctTCGATATTTGGGTTTACTACAGTTACTAGTTCAcctgtttttattataaaaacaaaaaatataataaattatggCGTAGAACAATACAACAATATTAGTACCTTACAAAACATGGGAAATCCAGACTACTTATTCAATACAAACAATGTGAATAGTATTTTTGGAAATGGAAATACTAATAATATCATACCAGTTAACCCTTTAAATGACTTTGACACACATATAGAGTTAGTGGCGCATGGTAAAGTTGTTAATTGTGATTGTAAAagaataattatgaaaagGATAAGTATTTGtggtaatatttttaaaattcataagaaaaaagcggttataagaaatatgttttataatCCTAAAGATATAAACTATTTCAAACCCGTTGAATTGCATACAAAATTTGGACTAActggaaaaatattagaatCTTTAGGAACCCACGGAAAAATGAAATGCTTATTTAGTAGTATTCTAAAGCAGCACGACAAagtttttatgtttttgtataaaagAGTTTATCCAGTTTGGTTTCCCATTGCATGGGGCGGCGATCCACAATTAGGTCCTAACGATAAACCACTGGCGAATAAAAATGAGCACAAAATggtattataa